From Rhodoferax sp. AJA081-3, the proteins below share one genomic window:
- a CDS encoding SEL1-like repeat protein, which produces MSFTLTAWPQPTDQPLPTTVMQAQAQLDAVWATEGAAPEPRFLALARALAARFPDTEDGEGDMYDHGLELMESSPDKDRAYNIGLWARDDNFELSFNHLIVQANDLGLHVMDGQNGVVYLAHGEVLTLGPNSAASFTCRLDDAVVRKDWNAAWLECRRLAPQRLPEALTVWALMVVQGRKAPPHPALGAALAQLGGTAPERDKRVRWCLDKVPAAHRSLQTQLLDGLRNTTDLVAFVDAELQRAPSTQGTGDGGAAPAALPDAATAEAAAALGVEPALVARAEGGSPQAQCKLALKFMQAPGKGTPALVKLAVLWLERSAAQNFSLAQALLGDVLLRGWRNVPVDMARGLALLEAAAAQDDVDGLNFLAQYLYDKSVRRRPGQDTERLKDPTSQRNLARVPQLLMRAAALESPRGLFWLAVRLWDQVGTPRDDVAAKAVMQLARTRAAKYCVEQPETLALMATTPADSKEVMALAQELGRDLKQLPAVINARHAALARAVPPAAAGALPVATAPSPSSRQPRPLQDEDEDDDAHWQDTPAPRPALHVGHLALGLGMFGFVLWFMFITSLGKGSFKPIALVVGLVSAFGVWRCTADLDWGGIKRAVMSALALLPGAGFLVGAAVLLHMLRGRT; this is translated from the coding sequence ATGAGCTTTACCCTGACCGCCTGGCCCCAGCCCACCGACCAGCCCTTGCCCACCACCGTGATGCAGGCGCAAGCCCAGCTCGATGCCGTGTGGGCCACCGAGGGCGCCGCACCCGAGCCGCGCTTCCTGGCGCTGGCCCGCGCCCTTGCGGCCCGCTTCCCCGACACGGAAGACGGTGAAGGCGACATGTATGACCATGGCCTGGAGTTGATGGAAAGCAGCCCCGACAAGGACCGCGCCTACAACATTGGCCTGTGGGCACGGGATGACAATTTTGAGCTCAGCTTCAACCACCTCATCGTGCAGGCCAATGACCTGGGCCTGCACGTGATGGATGGCCAGAACGGTGTGGTCTACCTGGCCCATGGCGAGGTGCTGACACTAGGCCCGAACAGTGCCGCCTCGTTCACCTGCCGTCTGGACGATGCGGTGGTCCGCAAAGACTGGAACGCCGCCTGGCTGGAATGCCGCCGCCTCGCCCCCCAGCGCCTGCCCGAGGCGCTGACCGTATGGGCCCTGATGGTTGTGCAAGGCCGCAAGGCCCCGCCGCACCCTGCCCTGGGCGCTGCGCTGGCCCAACTGGGTGGCACGGCACCAGAGCGTGACAAACGGGTGCGCTGGTGCCTGGACAAGGTGCCGGCCGCGCACCGATCACTGCAGACGCAACTGCTGGACGGTTTGCGCAATACCACCGACCTGGTCGCCTTTGTGGACGCTGAACTGCAACGTGCGCCTTCCACGCAGGGCACGGGCGATGGTGGTGCAGCCCCTGCCGCGCTTCCTGACGCAGCCACCGCCGAAGCAGCTGCGGCACTGGGCGTGGAGCCAGCCCTGGTTGCCCGCGCAGAAGGTGGCAGCCCGCAAGCCCAGTGCAAACTCGCGCTGAAGTTCATGCAGGCCCCGGGCAAGGGTACGCCGGCCTTGGTCAAACTGGCCGTGTTGTGGCTGGAGCGCTCTGCCGCCCAGAACTTCAGCCTGGCCCAGGCCCTGTTGGGCGACGTGCTGCTGCGCGGCTGGCGCAATGTGCCGGTGGACATGGCGCGCGGGCTGGCCCTGCTGGAGGCCGCAGCGGCCCAGGACGATGTGGACGGGCTGAACTTTCTGGCCCAGTACCTGTATGACAAGAGCGTTCGCCGTCGCCCCGGCCAAGACACCGAGCGTCTCAAGGACCCCACCAGCCAGCGCAACCTGGCGCGTGTGCCCCAACTGCTGATGCGCGCGGCCGCACTGGAGAGCCCGCGCGGCCTGTTCTGGCTGGCGGTGCGTCTGTGGGACCAGGTCGGCACGCCGCGCGACGACGTGGCGGCCAAGGCCGTGATGCAGCTGGCCCGCACCCGTGCCGCCAAATACTGCGTCGAGCAGCCGGAGACACTGGCCCTGATGGCCACCACCCCGGCCGACTCCAAGGAAGTGATGGCGCTGGCGCAGGAGCTGGGCCGCGATCTGAAACAACTGCCCGCCGTGATCAACGCGCGCCATGCAGCGCTGGCCCGCGCCGTGCCGCCCGCTGCAGCGGGCGCTTTGCCCGTGGCCACGGCTCCCAGCCCATCGTCCCGCCAACCGCGGCCGCTGCAAGATGAAGACGAGGACGACGACGCGCATTGGCAAGACACGCCTGCCCCGCGCCCCGCCCTGCATGTAGGCCACCTGGCGCTGGGCCTGGGCATGTTCGGTTTTGTGCTGTGGTTTATGTTCATCACCTCGCTGGGCAAGGGCAGTTTTAAGCCCATCGCCCTGGTCGTGGGCCTGGTGAGTGCCTTTGGCGTTTGGCGCTGCACGGCCGATCTGGACTGGGGCGGGATAAAACGCGCGGTGATGAGTGCACTGGCGCTGTTGCCAGGCGCGGGTTTTCTGGTGGGTGCGGCCGTGTTGCTGCACATGCTGCGGGGCCGCACCTGA
- a CDS encoding RNA-binding domain-containing protein — translation MTEHWNSLDLTSLAESSDLECKAAQGRDGRGELPEDVWRSYSAMANAEGGVILLGVQEKPRGVFHAIGIADVERVRKALWDNLHNRKQVSHNLLTEQDVDLVQIDGATVLRIRVPRATRHQRPVHVGSNPFGGTYLRRYEGDYQADDEAVRRMMAERVEDSRDDRVLKGFDFDDLDMDTVAAYRNRFAAVKPGHVWTDLTLPEFMERIGAFGKNREEGYSGLRLAGLLMFGRAEVIRDALPHYMVDYQERPEPRAEKRWVDRLVPDGSWSGNVYDFFRRVYQKLTADLKVPFQLQEGQRLDDTPVHEALREALANTLIHADFSGRVSVMVVKRPDMFGFRNPGLMRVPLEQAVLGGNSDCRNRRLQTMFQLVGYGDHAGSGLPKIYRNWAGQHWRRPVLHELREPEQTLMELRMSSLVPDEVLVDLRAHFGVHFESLPELARLALITASAEGVVNHARMRDVSTDHPADITKMLAGLVRDGLLATKGTGRGMEYFLPWQSQAVSIVFEAGGEVGVPPELDGKPPEFESKPPELGGSPPEFGTYLDWKSIPDSLKSELLSLAEPVANRGKVNAPVLRDAILALCQGRFLGLRVLAHALQRDSDDLRKRTLTPMVQEGVLRAAYTAARDPRQAYTSNTTKP, via the coding sequence ATGACTGAACACTGGAACAGTCTGGACCTGACCAGTCTTGCCGAGTCCAGCGACCTGGAGTGCAAGGCCGCCCAAGGGCGCGATGGGCGGGGTGAGTTGCCTGAGGATGTGTGGAGGAGTTATAGCGCCATGGCCAATGCCGAAGGCGGGGTGATTTTGCTCGGAGTGCAAGAGAAGCCTCGCGGCGTGTTTCATGCCATTGGCATTGCCGATGTGGAACGCGTGCGCAAAGCCCTGTGGGACAACTTGCACAACCGCAAGCAGGTCAGCCATAACTTGCTTACTGAGCAGGATGTGGACTTGGTGCAGATAGACGGCGCCACCGTGTTGCGCATCCGCGTGCCACGCGCAACGCGCCATCAGCGGCCCGTGCATGTGGGCAGCAATCCTTTCGGTGGCACGTATTTGCGCCGCTACGAAGGGGACTACCAGGCGGATGACGAGGCCGTGCGCCGCATGATGGCCGAGCGCGTAGAGGACTCACGCGATGACCGCGTACTCAAGGGCTTTGACTTTGACGATCTGGATATGGACACTGTGGCAGCCTACCGCAACCGATTTGCGGCAGTTAAACCAGGGCATGTGTGGACGGATTTGACGTTGCCAGAGTTCATGGAGCGCATTGGCGCATTTGGCAAGAATCGCGAGGAGGGCTACAGCGGCTTGCGATTGGCGGGCTTGCTGATGTTTGGTCGTGCCGAGGTGATACGCGATGCCTTGCCGCATTACATGGTGGACTATCAAGAGCGTCCAGAGCCTAGAGCAGAGAAACGCTGGGTGGATCGGCTAGTGCCCGACGGTAGCTGGTCGGGCAATGTGTATGACTTCTTTCGTAGGGTGTACCAAAAGCTCACGGCAGACCTGAAGGTACCCTTTCAGTTGCAGGAAGGACAGCGCTTGGACGATACGCCCGTGCATGAGGCGTTGCGAGAGGCATTGGCCAACACCCTCATTCACGCGGATTTTTCGGGGCGCGTGTCGGTGATGGTGGTGAAGCGGCCCGATATGTTTGGGTTTCGCAATCCGGGCTTGATGCGTGTACCGTTGGAGCAAGCGGTACTGGGCGGCAATAGCGATTGCCGCAACCGCCGTTTGCAAACCATGTTTCAGTTGGTAGGTTATGGCGACCATGCGGGGTCGGGGTTGCCCAAAATTTACCGTAATTGGGCTGGGCAGCATTGGCGGCGACCCGTGCTGCATGAGTTGCGCGAACCCGAGCAAACTTTGATGGAGCTGCGCATGAGCAGCTTGGTGCCTGATGAAGTGTTAGTGGACTTGCGGGCACACTTTGGCGTGCACTTTGAATCATTGCCAGAATTGGCGCGTTTGGCGTTAATTACCGCCAGTGCTGAGGGCGTGGTGAACCACGCACGTATGCGTGATGTGTCCACCGATCACCCAGCGGACATCACCAAGATGCTGGCGGGTTTGGTTCGGGATGGGCTGTTAGCCACTAAGGGTACTGGGCGTGGAATGGAATATTTCTTGCCGTGGCAATCTCAGGCTGTATCTATAGTTTTTGAGGCAGGGGGAGAAGTAGGCGTTCCACCGGAGCTAGACGGGAAACCACCGGAGTTTGAATCCAAACCACCGGAGCTTGGTGGAAGTCCACCGGAGTTTGGGACCTATTTAGACTGGAAATCCATCCCAGATAGTCTGAAGTCGGAGTTGTTGTCGCTGGCGGAGCCGGTTGCCAACCGTGGAAAGGTCAATGCACCGGTGCTTCGCGACGCAATCCTTGCCTTGTGCCAAGGACGGTTCTTGGGGCTGCGTGTGCTGGCACATGCCCTTCAACGTGACAGTGACGATCTGCGCAAGCGAACCCTGACACCTATGGTTCAAGAAGGTGTTTTGCGGGCAGCCTACACGGCGGCGCGCGACCCGCGCCAAGCCTATACGTCCAATACTACGAAGCCATAG
- a CDS encoding CaiB/BaiF CoA-transferase family protein, which yields MTTATPPSERLPLAGIRVVEFTHMVMGPTCGMVLGDLGAEVIKVEPLAGDSTRKLLGSGAGFYPLFNRNKKSIAVDMKSAKGREVVLKLVATADIVSENFKTETMQKLGLDYAALSKLDDRLIYVSHKGFLPGPYDHRTALDEVVQMMGGLAYMTGRPGDPLRAGSSVNDIMGGMFGAIGAMAALMQRQQTGKGQEVQSALFENNIWLVAQHMMQFAVTGKAAAPMPDKISPWGVYDVFSVQNGEQIFLAVVGDGQWKTFCDAFGYGDLFADTRTTTNNDRVMARSWLIPLLRERLARFTSAELSKTFEAHGLPFAPITDPQHLFDDPHLQQTGGLAPMTLPDGRKTQVPLLPIKLGGERLGLRLDPPKLGEHTDALLQGLGYSAGDVAALHAEGVVL from the coding sequence ATGACGACTGCCACTCCCCCATCTGAGCGCCTCCCCCTCGCCGGCATCCGCGTCGTTGAATTCACCCACATGGTGATGGGCCCCACCTGCGGCATGGTGCTGGGCGACCTGGGGGCCGAGGTCATCAAGGTCGAGCCCCTGGCGGGCGACAGCACCCGCAAGCTGCTGGGCAGTGGCGCCGGTTTCTACCCGCTGTTCAACCGCAACAAGAAAAGCATTGCGGTGGACATGAAAAGTGCCAAGGGCCGCGAGGTGGTGCTGAAGCTGGTCGCCACCGCCGACATCGTCAGTGAGAACTTCAAGACCGAGACCATGCAAAAGCTGGGGCTGGATTACGCGGCCCTCAGCAAGCTGGATGACCGCCTGATCTACGTCAGCCACAAGGGTTTTCTGCCCGGCCCCTACGACCACCGCACCGCGCTGGACGAGGTGGTGCAGATGATGGGTGGCCTGGCCTACATGACCGGCCGGCCTGGTGACCCGTTGCGCGCGGGCAGCAGCGTCAACGACATCATGGGTGGCATGTTTGGCGCGATTGGCGCCATGGCTGCACTGATGCAGCGCCAGCAGACTGGCAAGGGCCAGGAGGTGCAAAGCGCGCTGTTCGAGAACAACATCTGGCTGGTGGCCCAGCACATGATGCAGTTTGCCGTGACCGGCAAGGCCGCCGCGCCCATGCCCGACAAGATCTCACCCTGGGGTGTGTACGACGTGTTCAGCGTGCAGAACGGCGAGCAGATCTTCCTGGCCGTGGTGGGCGACGGGCAGTGGAAGACCTTTTGCGACGCCTTTGGTTACGGCGACCTCTTTGCCGACACCCGCACCACCACCAACAACGACCGCGTGATGGCACGCAGCTGGCTGATACCGCTGCTGCGTGAACGCCTGGCGCGGTTCACGTCAGCCGAGTTGTCCAAAACCTTTGAAGCCCACGGCCTGCCGTTTGCCCCTATCACCGATCCGCAGCATTTGTTTGACGACCCGCACCTGCAGCAAACCGGTGGCCTGGCGCCCATGACGCTGCCCGATGGCCGCAAGACCCAGGTGCCGTTGTTGCCCATCAAGCTGGGCGGCGAACGCCTGGGCCTGCGGCTGGACCCGCCCAAGTTGGGCGAACACACCGACGCGCTGCTGCAAGGCCTGGGTTACTCTGCGGGCGATGTGGCCGCACTCCATGCAGAGGGCGTTGTGCTATGA
- a CDS encoding LysR family transcriptional regulator, whose translation MDKLKQLESFVSVATRGSLTAAANAEGVAPAIMGRRLDGLEERLGVKLLLRTTRRITLTHEGSAFLEDCQRLLADLANAEASVSAGGIKASGHLRITAPAGFGRRHVAPLVPRFRELHPEVTISLNLSDRVVDIAGEAYDCAVRVGDMPDSSLVSVRMADNRRLCVATPAYLKRHGTPQTPADLSRFHCLTLSSDASQTRGWAFKHGDGEVVYLKPAGPLDCSDGQVLHDWCLAGYGIAWRSTWEVESEIAAGQLVAVLEDYAAPPNGIYAVFPQRKHLPLRVRLWIDFLKDCYGSPGFWRALSK comes from the coding sequence ATGGACAAGCTCAAACAACTGGAGTCCTTTGTATCGGTGGCCACCCGCGGCAGCCTGACCGCGGCCGCCAATGCCGAGGGTGTGGCCCCTGCCATCATGGGCCGCCGGTTGGACGGTCTGGAGGAACGCCTGGGCGTGAAACTGCTGCTGCGCACGACGCGGCGCATCACCCTCACGCACGAAGGCAGCGCCTTTCTGGAAGATTGCCAGCGCCTGCTGGCGGACCTGGCCAACGCCGAGGCCAGTGTCAGCGCCGGGGGTATCAAGGCCAGCGGCCACCTGCGCATTACCGCGCCCGCGGGTTTTGGCCGCCGCCATGTTGCGCCTTTGGTGCCACGGTTTCGCGAGCTGCACCCCGAGGTCACGATCTCGCTGAACCTGAGCGATCGTGTGGTGGACATTGCCGGCGAGGCCTATGACTGCGCGGTGCGGGTGGGCGATATGCCGGACTCGTCGTTGGTGAGTGTGCGTATGGCCGACAACCGCCGCCTGTGTGTGGCCACACCGGCCTATCTGAAGCGCCATGGCACGCCGCAGACCCCGGCCGACCTGTCGCGCTTCCACTGCCTCACGCTGTCCAGCGACGCATCACAAACCCGGGGCTGGGCGTTCAAACACGGCGACGGGGAGGTGGTCTACCTCAAACCCGCCGGCCCGCTGGATTGCTCCGACGGCCAGGTGTTGCACGACTGGTGCCTGGCCGGCTACGGCATTGCCTGGCGCAGCACCTGGGAGGTGGAGTCTGAAATAGCGGCGGGGCAACTGGTGGCGGTGTTGGAAGACTATGCCGCACCGCCCAATGGCATCTACGCCGTGTTCCCCCAGCGCAAACACCTGCCACTGCGCGTGCGGCTGTGGATCGACTTTCTGAAGGACTGTTACGGTTCCCCCGGGTTTTGGCGAGCGCTATCAAAATAG